The Rosa rugosa chromosome 1, drRosRugo1.1, whole genome shotgun sequence genomic sequence TGGACGAGAACAAAGAAGCCCAAGACAGACTCAGAGTAAGTAACAAAGGGAAAATTGCTGAAGACACCATATTTTCTGACCACATTATCCGATCGACCTGATGCTGCGGTTGTTGATGCTTAGGTATTTTAATCCCCTGTTAATTAACATAACTGCCGCATCATGTGAATGTACAGGAGGAACAGTTGGCAATAGCAAAGTCTAAGCCAGATGGAGCTTCAGTTACACTTGAAGATATCAAAGATATGTCCTACTGTTTGAAGGTTAGCACATCCTATTCTGATTTTCTAAACAGAAAAGGTCTTTAGTGGTTCACTGTTTACATTCAATTTAGATTTTGTTTCATACATCATGCATTTGTATACAGTATGTTACTAATAGTATTTGTATACTGTATGTTACTAATAGTAGTGACATCGTGGGAATCATAGTGATGGCATTTCAACATTCCATTTGCTTTGTTTTCCAGGTTGTCAAAGAGACACTGAGGATGGCCAATGTCCTTCTCTGGTTTCCTCGCGTTGCACTCAGTGACTGCACTATACAAGGCAAGCTTTCAAGTTGTCTTCAATTCCCTCAGACTCATCATACAATAATTTCTGGATGGTGATAGACTGATAGACTAGCCTTTTTTTTTAGGCCACGAAATTcagaattttctgaaaaatctTGAGAGGATAGATTCCTTACCCACTTTGTTAGATTAATCTGTGACATTGCAATTGCAGGTTTTAAAATAAAGAAAGGATGGCATGCGAACATAGATGCAACTTGCATACACTATGATCCAGATTTGTATGCAGACCCTATGCAGTTCAACCCAGATAGATTTGATGTAACCAACTCCTTGCCTTAAAACTTAGACAATGATGATTTGACATTACCATATTTATAACTGTTAGGCTTAGAGTGAAATGTTACATCTCCTTGCGTTATTTATCCAGGAAATGCAAAAGCCATTTGGCTTTATACCATTTGGTTCAGGACCCAGAACATGCTTAGGAATCAATATGGCAAAGGTGACAATGCTGGTCTTTTTACACCGTTTAAGTAGTGGTTACAGGTGAGTTAAATGTTCGCTACTGCTAGCTAGACCTTCATTACTCTCGTCTTTCATTTTATGATTCCTAAACCCTTTTCACTGTTGGTGTGTAGGTGGACAGTCAATGATCTGGATACTAGCTTAGAAAAGAAGGCACACATTCCTAGACTAAGAAGTGGATGTCCTATTACTTTGAAGGCCTTGTGAGGGGGACGATAAGAATATGTTTATGAGAAAATTTCATAAGAATATGTTTATGAGAAAATTTCAAGCACAACCTGGTATGCTTGAAAGGTTAATAATGGTTTTGTAAGAATTTTCTGATTGAATAGAGGTTAAACTGTAGAAGAAAGAGATTGCTTGTTAATAATCAGTGTCCGGCCAGTGGCTCTTATGATGCATACATGTATCATCATTGATCACATCACACAATATTACAATCGGTATATAGTTGAAACGAGTAAACAAATATGTTGACATCACATCGATTGTACATCAAATCAGTTTCTATGTTTTTCTTTACCATTATGATTAAAGCAAGCAAATATGACACAGTAAAGGAATGAAAGAAGAATGAAATGAAGCAACTGGCTTTGTGAAGAACAGGATCATACTTCAGTGGAAAGAGATTGATTTGTACTGTTGCATTGTGGAGGTTATAGCTTGTTCAACGGGTAGCCTCTCCATGCTCGATGCGCCATAAAAGCCATGAACTCCCTTGGTGTTCTTAAGTACAAATTCTGCCTCTTTTGGGCTAGAGATGGGACCTGTAAAATGCCCCTAATAATCTTATGTTGATTAAAGTAAAAATACTATAATTGACCATTTAAAAGACAATTCAAGGAAATCCGAAAGTGGAAATTGAAGAAAAACAGAATCTTTGAATCAAAATGAGGAAGCCTGAGCAGTAGAGCTGACACTTGAGAACACTTTTACATTTGTTTTAATCAGCATTAAAGACCATTATTGAAAGAGTAAACAAGGATCAATACCTGAACAGGAAATGCTACAAGTGGTAGCTAAAAGCAACAGATTTAGTATAAGTTTATACATTTTCTTTTCCATGTCAAATTGTAATTTCATGATCGCACAAACTTCATACAAGAAACACAAAAAGCTTCAGAAATCATACCACCATGGCAGAGCACAATAGCATTGGGATTGATCCTATGTGCAGCATCTGCAATAGTTTGTACACGAACTATACTTTCCTCCAGCGAAACAGCCGTCTTTGCCCCTATAGAGCCAGCTGTAGTGAGTCCCATATGAGCCACTATAATATCAGCACCACCTTTTGCCATTTCCACAGCTTCATCTTGATTGAAAGCATATGGGGTTGTCAAGAGACCCATCTTATGTGCTTTTTCAATCATATCAACCTCCAATCTGTTCCATagattaagaaaaagaaataattgcAAAATGCATAAAACATTGATATCAAATCTTTTTAAAGTAAACTCTCTCTTAATACCTACCGATATCCCATTCCAGTTTCTTCAAGATTTTGTCTAAAATTACCATCAAATAATCCAACAGTTGGAAAATTTTGAACTCCAAAGAATCCAATTGACTCCACCTGCCTCAGGAAGAAATCCATTCGGCGAAAAGGATCAGTCCCACATACTCCGGCAAGAACCGGTACCTTCTTCACCACCTATACAGTATTATAAGACATCAGAAATTTTTCTAAAAGGGAGCAGGTTTTCCCTAATAACATGACTCATCAGGTTTCTGTTGAATGTTATATTTTAGATTTGCAGGTCATTCCTTGTTACCAAGATATATTAGGAAATAAAAGTTGAACTATCAGAATATTTCAAGAAACTGAAAGGCACAACaatattaaaaattaaattacaaTATTCTATTTCTAACCACATTTCTTCAAAGTCTTTTTCTAATCAAGGAGTTGAATTAGGACCATTTACAGGAGAAGATGAAATCATAATAAAGCTTAAATTATATGAAGATGATTGTTTAGCAAGTTTAAAACGAAAATAGTTGAAAAAGCACTTTGGTAAAGAAATTTTGGAACATGCAAGCAGTTAATACGTACTGGTAAAACTTCATTAGCCATGTCAAGTACTACAGCATTTGCATCAGCAAAAGGCAATAAGCCTGCCAAGGAACCTCTTCCTGCCATGCGAAAGCGCCCTGAATTGTACAACACTATCAGGTCAACTCCACCAGCTTCCTCAAACTTTGCGGATATACCCGTCCCTGCCCCAGCCCCTATAATTGGTAttcctttatttatttgatcTCTTAGTTGCTGTAGTATCGCCCAAGTTCTTTGCAGAGTTTCTGTCACAGAAGTAACAGGTTACAGGTTACAAAATTTGCACAATATATTGCTAAAAAAATAACGACATATGAAATGAATAAAGATCAAGCAACAAACTGCAAAATCCATCCCAAATCTATTCATCATTTTGTGTAACATATTAATGCATTAAAAGGGAATCTGTTTACAAGAATATTTCAATGTGATTAAGTTTCTGTTTTTTGTATCTAATAGGTGAAACAACAAAATGCGCAACTTCATGTGGTGTAGCTCTTTTTTGTTCTGATTCAATTCAACAAAGCCCCGTCTAGAATCCCAAAAAGTCTTATGTCTTGACATAAAAACCTGGATCAAGTGGCTAACAGTATAATGCAACAAAATGCATCTGTTGGATATAAATATACTCTGATCTACTTGAAACCACCAATGTTTGATATGTTATAAAGAAAACCAACAGCAAAAAGCAACCTGGTTTTGCATCTGGGAAGTCACTCAGGCTGCGTGGAGTGGTCTCACAGCTTGAGAAATTTATCTGGGCAACAGAACTTTCATGAACTTCTTGactgggctcgggagaagcaacTTGAGGAGTAGACTGAAGAGGATTCTTCATACTAATCTCTAAAAATGAGTCAACCAATGCATTTGCAAACTCAGGGTCATTTATATGATGAGGGTACACCTTTACCTATTAAAAAGGCACTATTTTCAATAGTAAAGTTATCCTGCACAGAAATCAAGGCAATAAAAGAAGGTTGGGACAGTGATACACCCATACACACCAGCTGGTTGGCAAAAACAGTACCTGCCGATCTTCATTTGTCTTAATGAGCCTCTTAAGTTCATTTATCAGAGTAGCAGTAGCCTCAGGATCATAAAAGGACATCCCTGGTGCATCCAAAGCAGAGACACCCTTTTGCGGCAGGCAAACAACGACCTTTGATGATGACTTGTTCAGTT encodes the following:
- the LOC133717747 gene encoding toMV susceptible protein tm-1(GCR26) isoform X2 — translated: MPAEDKSRRVFCIGTADTKLEELRFLADSVRSNLAAFATSSSSKVQVTVVDVSVGRNHSDSDHNITDFAFVSRNEVLRSNSDAPDQLPEDRGEAVDVMSKALEIFVTKSQSDGVLVGAIGVGGSGGTALVSPALRSLPIGVPKLIVSTVASGRTDHYVGTSDLVLYPSIVDVCGINSVSRVVLNNAAAAFGGMVIGRLERKESGGEGEKSTVGLTMFGVTTTCVNAVKERLEEEGYETLVFHATGVGGGAMESLVKEGFIKGVLDITTTEVADYVVGGVMACDPSRFDATVEKGVPLVLSVGALDMVNFGAKDTIPSNFQKRKIHEHNKQVSLMRTTVDESKIFASFIADKLNKSSSKVVVCLPQKGVSALDAPGMSFYDPEATATLINELKRLIKTNEDRQVKVYPHHINDPEFANALVDSFLEISMKNPLQSTPQVASPEPSQEVHESSVAQINFSSCETTPRSLSDFPDAKPETLQRTWAILQQLRDQINKGIPIIGAGAGTGISAKFEEAGGVDLIVLYNSGRFRMAGRGSLAGLLPFADANAVVLDMANEVLPVVKKVPVLAGVCGTDPFRRMDFFLRQVESIGFFGVQNFPTVGLFDGNFRQNLEETGMGYRLEVDMIEKAHKMGLLTTPYAFNQDEAVEMAKGGADIIVAHMGLTTAGSIGAKTAVSLEESIVRVQTIADAAHRINPNAIVLCHGGAFYRSHL
- the LOC133717747 gene encoding toMV susceptible protein tm-1(GCR26) isoform X1 gives rise to the protein MPAEDKSRRVFCIGTADTKLEELRFLADSVRSNLAAFATSSSSKVQVTVVDVSVGRNHSDSDHNITDFAFVSRNEVLRSNSDAPDQLPEDRGEAVDVMSKALEIFVTKSQSDGVLVGAIGVGGSGGTALVSPALRSLPIGVPKLIVSTVASGRTDHYVGTSDLVLYPSIVDVCGINSVSRVVLNNAAAAFGGMVIGRLERKESGGEGEKSTVGLTMFGVTTTCVNAVKERLEEEGYETLVFHATGVGGGAMESLVKEGFIKGVLDITTTEVADYVVGGVMACDPSRFDATVEKGVPLVLSVGALDMVNFGAKDTIPSNFQKRKIHEHNKQVSLMRTTVDESKIFASFIADKLNKSSSKVVVCLPQKGVSALDAPGMSFYDPEATATLINELKRLIKTNEDRQVKVYPHHINDPEFANALVDSFLEISMKNPLQSTPQVASPEPSQEVHESSVAQINFSSCETTPRSLSDFPDAKPETLQRTWAILQQLRDQINKGIPIIGAGAGTGISAKFEEAGGVDLIVLYNSGRFRMAGRGSLAGLLPFADANAVVLDMANEVLPVVKKVPVLAGVCGTDPFRRMDFFLRQVESIGFFGVQNFPTVGLFDGNFRQNLEETGMGYRLEVDMIEKAHKMGLLTTPYAFNQDEAVEMAKGGADIIVAHMGLTTAGSIGAKTAVSLEESIVRVQTIADAAHRINPNAIVLCHGGPISSPKEAEFVLKNTKGVHGFYGASSMERLPVEQAITSTMQQYKSISFH